The proteins below are encoded in one region of Acidithiobacillus ferrooxidans ATCC 23270:
- a CDS encoding metal ABC transporter ATP-binding protein, translating into MSDPILSVAHLSVDLGGRSILRDVSFDLYPGQLCALIGENGAGKTTLLRGLLGLTPIRAGQALMDGAPAGQRRALVGYVPQKIAFDADTPLRTRDLVQLGLDGHRLGLPLFSGRKKALVDQALHAVGAEDFADQRVGELSGGQQQRAVIAHALVRQPRLLILDEPLANLDFGSANALVALFGRLTRTRQIAVLVTAHDMNPLLPVMDRLVYLVGGQAATGSVEEVVQPEVLSKLYGYPVTVLRHGRRILVLPDVAAEDAEAGTAASVAHPEKAV; encoded by the coding sequence ATGTCTGACCCGATACTTTCAGTCGCCCACCTGTCCGTGGATCTGGGCGGCCGCAGCATTCTGCGGGATGTCAGTTTTGACCTCTATCCGGGACAGCTCTGTGCTCTGATCGGTGAGAATGGTGCGGGTAAAACGACCCTTTTGCGCGGTCTGTTAGGTCTGACGCCGATCCGTGCGGGGCAGGCCTTGATGGATGGTGCGCCAGCGGGTCAGCGCCGTGCTCTGGTCGGCTATGTGCCCCAGAAAATCGCTTTTGATGCGGATACCCCCCTGCGGACCAGAGATCTGGTGCAGTTGGGGCTGGATGGCCATCGCCTGGGTCTGCCGCTGTTTTCCGGTCGTAAAAAAGCCTTGGTAGATCAGGCGTTGCATGCGGTTGGGGCAGAAGACTTTGCGGATCAGCGGGTTGGAGAACTCTCCGGCGGCCAGCAACAGCGGGCGGTTATCGCCCATGCCCTGGTGCGTCAGCCGCGCCTGCTCATTCTCGATGAGCCCTTGGCTAATCTGGATTTCGGCAGCGCCAATGCGCTGGTGGCGTTGTTTGGGAGATTGACGCGTACCCGACAGATTGCTGTACTGGTGACTGCTCATGATATGAACCCACTCTTACCTGTCATGGACCGTCTGGTCTATCTGGTGGGCGGACAGGCCGCCACCGGCAGTGTGGAGGAGGTGGTGCAGCCTGAGGTGCTGAGTAAGCTCTATGGTTACCCGGTAACGGTACTGCGGCATGGGCGGCGGATACTCGTACTACCCGATGTCGCTGCTGAAGATGCCGAGGCGGGCACGGCAGCGTCTGTAGCGCATCCGGAAAAGGCGGTTTAA
- a CDS encoding metal ABC transporter permease, whose translation MFLENSGFFASGPVQTALIVGTCAALVSAVIGMFTILRGNAFAGHALADVSSAGGAASFLLGINPLLGFLGMAWIAAFGMEFLGVRKVRERDLATGIVLGAGLGLSALFLYLDVTTTSTTGAAVSVMFGSMFAIPQSLIGPALMASAGVFLLVGLLYRPMMLMAVDPDLAAARGIPLRWIGLLQLLALGLAVAVCALAIGAVLATALLIGPAGAAIRLSRRPVQAICWAIAIGLTAVWVGIWMAYESYYWFSGNAWPVSFFIVALVFLFYLAAVLVAKVAGLSARPKSVSWPHCEA comes from the coding sequence ATGTTTTTGGAAAACTCCGGTTTCTTCGCTAGCGGACCGGTGCAAACCGCGTTGATCGTAGGGACTTGTGCAGCGCTGGTCAGCGCGGTGATCGGTATGTTTACCATATTGCGCGGCAATGCCTTTGCCGGACATGCCCTGGCCGATGTAAGCAGCGCCGGCGGGGCGGCCTCCTTCCTGCTGGGCATCAATCCCTTGCTGGGTTTTCTGGGTATGGCCTGGATTGCGGCCTTCGGCATGGAGTTTCTTGGTGTACGCAAGGTGCGGGAGCGTGATCTTGCCACGGGCATCGTTCTGGGGGCGGGATTGGGGCTGTCGGCGCTCTTTCTCTATCTGGACGTGACGACCACCAGCACTACGGGCGCAGCGGTGTCGGTGATGTTCGGCTCCATGTTTGCGATTCCGCAGAGTCTTATCGGTCCTGCATTGATGGCCTCCGCCGGGGTGTTCTTGCTGGTGGGTCTGCTCTACCGGCCTATGATGTTGATGGCGGTGGACCCTGATCTGGCGGCGGCGCGAGGTATTCCCCTGCGTTGGATCGGTTTGCTGCAACTGCTGGCCCTGGGACTGGCGGTAGCAGTCTGCGCCCTGGCCATCGGCGCGGTGCTGGCGACAGCTTTGCTCATTGGCCCGGCGGGTGCGGCGATTCGCCTGAGTCGGCGCCCGGTACAGGCGATATGCTGGGCCATTGCTATCGGTTTGACCGCGGTCTGGGTGGGTATCTGGATGGCCTATGAGAGTTACTACTGGTTTTCCGGTAATGCCTGGCCAGTGAGCTTTTTTATCGTGGCGCTGGTGTTCCTGTTTTATTTGGCGGCGGTGCTGGTGGCTAAAGTAGCGGGCTTGTCAGCGCGTCCGAAGTCGGTCAGTTGGCCGCACTGCGAGGCATAG
- a CDS encoding metal ABC transporter solute-binding protein, Zn/Mn family, translated as MTDLGFRNARIHPASALLTLIALCAGLGTAQVAAAATIHAVGIENQYANVISQIGGEYVSVTAIQSNPGTDPHAFEASPAVARELAAAQLVVRNGVGYDGWVRKILRANRNAQRRVIVVQDLLHLPENTPNPHLWYKPETMPAVAQAVAASLTELDPAHAATFAANVRRFDASLKPWYHAIARFKARFGGTPVAVTEPVADYLLEAAGCDIKTPWKLQAAIMNGTDPAPQDVSAQNQLLQRHQVRVFVYNQQVTNSLTASFLSRAQAAKIPVVGVYETMPAGYHYQSWMLAEVNALRNAVEHGTSTTVLK; from the coding sequence ATGACCGACCTGGGCTTTCGGAATGCACGTATTCATCCGGCGTCCGCCTTGCTGACGCTGATCGCCCTGTGCGCGGGGCTGGGCACGGCGCAGGTGGCTGCCGCAGCGACCATTCATGCGGTCGGGATAGAAAATCAATATGCCAACGTGATCAGTCAGATCGGCGGTGAATATGTGTCGGTCACTGCGATCCAGAGCAACCCCGGCACAGATCCGCACGCCTTTGAAGCCAGTCCTGCGGTGGCCCGGGAGCTTGCCGCGGCGCAGCTCGTGGTGCGGAATGGGGTCGGCTATGACGGTTGGGTCCGGAAAATTTTGCGGGCAAACCGGAACGCGCAGCGCAGGGTGATCGTCGTCCAGGATCTGCTTCATCTGCCGGAAAACACCCCCAACCCCCATCTCTGGTACAAGCCGGAGACCATGCCTGCGGTGGCGCAGGCAGTTGCGGCGAGCCTGACCGAACTGGATCCGGCCCATGCCGCCACCTTCGCGGCCAATGTGCGCAGGTTCGATGCCTCTCTGAAACCGTGGTACCACGCCATCGCCCGCTTCAAGGCCCGCTTTGGCGGCACGCCGGTGGCAGTGACGGAGCCCGTCGCCGATTATTTGCTGGAAGCCGCGGGTTGCGACATCAAAACGCCGTGGAAACTCCAGGCCGCCATCATGAATGGTACGGACCCGGCACCGCAGGATGTGAGCGCCCAGAACCAGCTCCTGCAGCGGCATCAGGTCAGAGTCTTTGTGTATAATCAGCAGGTGACAAATTCATTGACGGCTTCTTTCCTGAGTCGGGCGCAGGCGGCGAAGATCCCCGTGGTCGGTGTCTATGAAACCATGCCGGCGGGTTACCACTATCAGTCTTGGATGCTGGCGGAGGTAAATGCGCTGCGTAACGCGGTGGAGCATGGCACTTCGACGACCGTGCTGAAGTAA
- the lnt gene encoding apolipoprotein N-acyltransferase: MKVGALKKPSFPLRLLAALILGAAWPLAFAPFAWWPLAIALLFGLFWLAITEERPQRLAALGAGFGFAAFAAGTSWIAITLHNFANMDWALAGAAVALLAACCAVYAALALWLAGRFFVGNGRLLALPVLWTLVEWARARLFTGFPWLATGYTQTHAFLGGFAPWLGQYGVGLATAGVAVILVYMLQRRQSRPVLLGGVVSLLVISGAAMAAGSVSFTHPVGKPLRVSLLQGNIAISEKWNAAKVSAILHHYVNMILQTPPDTRLIVLPETAFPLFQTEIPSLIEQLQQWSATHRKILLIGIPEEVGRKYYNAAMEIDGKAPLRWYRKEHLVPFGEYIPMPVLLGPLVHHFLPGLGSFSFGDGPYALPVDGQKAGMTICYEESFSRDVRKGVREGATFLLNISDYAWYGHSIAAAQSLQMAAMQSRQEQKPDVRATNTGITALISPHGRVISQLPQFVGGTLNGAIQPMSGETPFGRWGSLPYLLLSSVLLLLALVLSRRQSSSRQ, translated from the coding sequence ATGAAGGTGGGTGCGTTGAAAAAACCGTCCTTTCCTCTGCGGCTTCTGGCCGCATTAATTTTGGGCGCAGCCTGGCCTTTGGCCTTTGCGCCCTTCGCCTGGTGGCCGCTGGCCATAGCCCTGCTTTTTGGCTTGTTCTGGCTGGCGATCACGGAGGAGCGCCCACAGCGTCTGGCGGCTCTGGGCGCGGGTTTCGGTTTTGCTGCTTTTGCCGCGGGAACGAGCTGGATCGCCATTACCCTGCATAATTTCGCCAACATGGATTGGGCACTGGCAGGTGCCGCGGTCGCTTTGCTGGCGGCTTGTTGCGCCGTCTACGCGGCGTTGGCCTTATGGCTGGCGGGCCGCTTTTTTGTCGGGAATGGCCGGTTGCTGGCGCTGCCGGTGTTGTGGACTTTGGTGGAATGGGCGCGGGCACGCCTCTTTACGGGCTTCCCCTGGCTGGCGACGGGATATACCCAGACCCATGCCTTCCTCGGTGGCTTTGCGCCCTGGCTGGGGCAATACGGAGTGGGGCTGGCGACGGCCGGGGTGGCGGTCATCCTGGTCTATATGCTGCAACGGCGGCAGTCCCGCCCGGTGCTCTTGGGCGGCGTCGTGTCGCTCCTGGTGATTTCCGGGGCAGCCATGGCGGCGGGGTCCGTGTCCTTCACCCATCCTGTAGGCAAGCCGCTGCGGGTAAGTCTGCTGCAGGGCAACATTGCCATCTCGGAGAAGTGGAATGCTGCCAAAGTCAGCGCCATCCTGCATCATTACGTAAACATGATTTTGCAGACGCCGCCCGATACCCGGCTGATCGTCCTTCCGGAGACTGCCTTCCCTCTCTTTCAGACCGAAATACCAAGCCTGATCGAACAGTTGCAGCAATGGTCAGCGACGCACCGTAAAATCCTGCTCATCGGTATTCCCGAGGAGGTCGGCCGCAAATATTACAACGCGGCGATGGAAATTGACGGGAAGGCACCGCTGCGCTGGTATCGGAAAGAGCATCTGGTGCCCTTCGGAGAATATATTCCGATGCCCGTTTTACTCGGGCCTCTGGTACATCATTTTTTGCCGGGGCTCGGCAGTTTCTCTTTTGGAGATGGACCTTACGCCCTGCCCGTAGACGGGCAGAAAGCCGGTATGACCATCTGCTATGAAGAGTCCTTCTCCCGGGATGTGCGCAAGGGCGTCAGGGAGGGTGCCACCTTTCTTTTGAATATCAGTGATTATGCATGGTACGGCCACAGCATCGCCGCCGCGCAAAGTCTGCAAATGGCGGCCATGCAGTCCCGGCAGGAGCAGAAACCCGATGTTCGCGCGACCAATACGGGTATTACCGCCCTGATCTCCCCCCATGGGCGGGTAATTTCGCAACTGCCCCAGTTTGTGGGGGGCACTCTGAACGGGGCCATCCAGCCGATGAGCGGAGAAACACCCTTCGGGCGCTGGGGCAGTCTCCCCTATCTGCTGTTGAGTTCAGTTCTTTTGCTGCTGGCCCTTGTCCTCAGTCGCCGGCAATCATCATCTCGTCAATGA
- the pmbA gene encoding metalloprotease PmbA, translating into MSQAPHSTLDTSVLTQIVDDMLHLAREQGASAAEASASTGKGLSVTVRLGEVESIEYHQDKGLGVTVYLGQSKGSASTSDFSRKALSETVSAALTIARHTAADPFAGLADPELFAKTFPDLDLYHPWSIDADSAADLARRCEAAARESDPRIHNSEGGSLGTGEGSSVYGNSLGFMGSSRSSRHSLSCSVIAEDRNGGMQRDYWYDVARAADALATPETIGRTAAQRALRRLDARKVATTKAPVLFENQVASSLIGHLASAISGSSLYRKSSFLVDSLGKQLFPEHVRVYEEPLRRRGLGSCSFDGEGVATRNRDIVSGGVLEGYILDSYSARKLNMKTTGNAGGAHNLTLQPGKASLDELLHQMGHGLLVTELIGFGINMVTGDYSRGAAGFWVEHGEIQYPVEEITIAGTLQGMFQGMRAVGNDLLIHGNTGCPSILIDEMMIAGD; encoded by the coding sequence ATGAGCCAAGCCCCCCATTCTACGCTGGATACCAGCGTCCTGACCCAAATCGTTGATGACATGCTCCACCTCGCCCGCGAGCAGGGTGCCAGTGCGGCGGAGGCTTCCGCCAGCACCGGCAAAGGCTTGTCGGTAACCGTGCGCCTCGGAGAAGTGGAATCCATCGAATACCACCAGGACAAGGGGCTGGGGGTCACGGTCTATCTCGGTCAGTCCAAAGGCAGCGCCTCCACCTCGGACTTTTCCCGCAAGGCCTTGTCAGAAACCGTTTCAGCGGCGCTCACCATTGCCCGGCATACGGCGGCAGACCCGTTTGCCGGGCTTGCCGATCCCGAACTTTTCGCCAAAACCTTCCCGGATCTGGACCTCTATCATCCCTGGTCCATAGATGCAGACAGCGCCGCCGATCTGGCGCGTCGTTGCGAGGCGGCCGCCCGTGAGAGCGATCCGCGCATTCACAACTCCGAAGGCGGCAGCCTCGGCACCGGCGAGGGCTCGTCGGTCTATGGCAATAGCCTGGGTTTCATGGGCAGCAGCCGATCATCGCGACACAGCCTGTCCTGCTCGGTGATTGCGGAAGACCGTAACGGCGGAATGCAACGGGACTACTGGTATGACGTGGCCCGTGCCGCCGATGCGCTGGCGACGCCGGAAACCATCGGCAGGACCGCCGCGCAGCGCGCTCTGCGCCGCCTGGACGCCCGCAAGGTAGCCACCACCAAGGCCCCGGTGCTCTTTGAAAACCAAGTCGCGTCCAGCCTTATCGGCCATCTCGCCAGCGCCATCAGCGGCAGCAGCCTGTATCGCAAAAGTTCCTTTCTGGTGGACAGCCTTGGCAAACAACTCTTCCCGGAACACGTCCGCGTTTATGAAGAACCCTTACGGCGTCGTGGGTTGGGTAGCTGCAGTTTCGACGGCGAAGGGGTCGCCACCCGCAACCGCGACATCGTCTCCGGGGGCGTACTGGAAGGCTACATCCTCGACAGTTACAGTGCCCGCAAATTAAACATGAAGACCACGGGCAATGCGGGCGGCGCCCACAACCTCACCTTGCAGCCGGGCAAGGCATCTCTCGATGAACTGCTCCACCAGATGGGGCACGGCCTGCTGGTTACCGAGCTCATCGGCTTCGGCATCAACATGGTGACCGGTGATTACTCCCGAGGCGCTGCCGGCTTCTGGGTGGAGCATGGGGAGATCCAGTATCCCGTCGAAGAGATCACCATCGCCGGGACCTTGCAGGGCATGTTCCAGGGCATGCGCGCCGTAGGCAATGACCTGCTCATTCACGGCAACACCGGCTGCCCCTCCATCCTCATTGACGAGATGATGATTGCCGGCGACTGA
- a CDS encoding metal ABC transporter permease, whose translation MFSSFMINTWIAATAIAFVAAFIGFFVVVRRSAFAAHALPLGAFPGAAAANLLGIDPLIGLLVFVGMGVLLLRQLVRMGRRDVGTGLLLVLFLGVGALLLSMTSAYAPAVFSLLFGEVLGVSDADLWPILGICALVVVGIALYFRPLLLDSTFPDLAALQGIRAARMDLVFLTLLALVTATALPVVGAFLVFTLLVGPPAAAQVLSGNPMRVLVLSVVFAEGCIWSAIALSYWTNWPIGFFVGTIGAGLFTVARSYRHWNQRQRNFVAL comes from the coding sequence ATGTTTTCCAGTTTCATGATCAATACCTGGATTGCCGCCACCGCCATTGCTTTTGTCGCTGCTTTCATCGGCTTTTTTGTGGTGGTACGGCGCTCCGCCTTTGCCGCCCATGCCTTGCCTCTGGGCGCTTTTCCGGGGGCGGCGGCGGCCAACCTGCTGGGAATCGATCCGTTGATCGGGTTGCTGGTTTTTGTTGGAATGGGGGTTTTACTCCTGCGCCAATTGGTGCGCATGGGGCGCCGCGATGTGGGCACCGGGCTGCTGCTGGTGCTGTTTCTGGGGGTGGGTGCATTGTTGCTCAGTATGACCAGTGCGTATGCACCGGCGGTGTTTTCCCTGCTCTTCGGCGAGGTGCTGGGGGTCAGCGACGCCGATTTGTGGCCCATACTGGGCATCTGCGCGCTGGTGGTTGTGGGCATCGCTCTGTATTTTCGGCCTCTCTTGCTGGACTCGACTTTTCCCGATCTGGCGGCCTTGCAGGGGATTCGCGCCGCACGCATGGATCTGGTGTTCCTGACCCTGCTGGCCCTGGTAACTGCCACGGCCTTGCCGGTGGTGGGGGCCTTTCTGGTGTTCACCCTGCTGGTCGGCCCGCCGGCCGCCGCCCAGGTGTTGAGCGGCAATCCCATGCGCGTGCTGGTGCTGTCCGTGGTTTTTGCAGAGGGCTGCATCTGGAGTGCTATCGCACTCTCCTACTGGACCAACTGGCCCATCGGTTTTTTTGTCGGGACCATCGGTGCGGGCTTGTTTACGGTGGCGCGTTCTTACCGGCACTGGAATCAGCGGCAGCGCAATTTCGTGGCGCTATAA